The sequence below is a genomic window from Acidobacteriota bacterium.
GCGGTCCGAGTCGAACCACTGGATCATGATGGACAGCACCTTCAACGGTGGGGACGGAGCCGCGCCGTCACCCATCGAATACGTCCTCATGGGGCTCGGTGGGTGCTCTGGAATCGACCTCGTGTCCATTCTCCAGAAGATGCGGCAGGACGTCCGCGGAATCGAGATGGAAATCTCCGGCGAGCGGGCGGCCGAGAACCCGAGGGTCTACGTGAAAGTCCACGCCAAGTACACGGTCAGAGGGAAGAACCTCAACCCCGCCCGCGTCAAGGCCGCCGTCGAACTGTCGGACGAAGAATACTGCTCCATCGGGGCCATGCTGCGGAAAACGGCCGAGTACACCTACGAGGTGGAGGTCATCGAGGAGACCTGATCCCGGGCGCCCCCGCCGATCGGCAGGGGGCGGGAGGTGTTCATGAACCTGTCCAGGCGCGCGCTGACCGTCCAGGAATCTCCCATCCGAAAGCTCGCCCCGCTCATGCTCGAGGCTAAGCGGCGAGGCGTGAGGATCCATCACCTCAACATCGGCCAGCCCGACATCGCCACCCCGGAAGCCTATTTGGAAGCGGTGGCGGACTTTCGCAACCGAGAGAAGGTGCTGAGTTACGGGCCCAGCGACGGGCTTCCGGAACTGCGTCAGGCCATCGCCGACTACTTCCGACGGTTTTCCATCGAACTCGAGGCCAGGGACGTCATGATCACCACCGGGGGAAGCGAGGCGGCCCTGTTCGCCCTGAACCTGGTGGGAGACTTCGGCGATGAGGTTATCCTGCCCCAACCCTTCTATACCAACTACAACGGTTTCGCCGCCATGGCCGGGATCCGGCTCGTGCCGGTTACGGCGCGGGCGGAGGATGGTTTCCGGCTCCCGCCGCGGGAGATCATAGAACGCGCCATCACCCCC
It includes:
- a CDS encoding OsmC family protein, which produces MPVKVTWVEKSAFAARSESNHWIMMDSTFNGGDGAAPSPIEYVLMGLGGCSGIDLVSILQKMRQDVRGIEMEISGERAAENPRVYVKVHAKYTVRGKNLNPARVKAAVELSDEEYCSIGAMLRKTAEYTYEVEVIEET